In the Oncorhynchus keta strain PuntledgeMale-10-30-2019 chromosome 32, Oket_V2, whole genome shotgun sequence genome, TCCAGTCATGGGGGTGGACATGATCTCTCATCCTCACCGAGACAGCAGAGCGGATGCTCCGGGGTCTAGGTGTCACCACTCCTAGGTGGTATGGccacagggctgtgtgtgtgtgtgtgtgtgtgtgaggctgacaGCTGCATGATCCATGCTCCCTGTGCTCTCTCAGGCCAGAAAGGCAGCAGGTAGAtggggggaggtgggggggagaaggggagagagagaatgagagaggagagagagagactcaccaGTATCTTCAGGGCAGTCatttcacctcctcctctctctgggtGGGCACGCCCCTctcacctccacacctccattaCAGCCAAAGAGCAGAAACAAATGCCAGTCGAACCCCTCTCCCTGGTCCCCATAGACAGAGACCTTATgaattctccctctcttttttgaCAGGTACTCATCTGCTTTCATTCAACCTTTCATCACGGCTTCAAAGACAAACTGATAATTTCCCTCAGGAGAATGAGAAGATCAGTTGCCTTCCTAAAAATTACTGGTATCCAAACATCGTTGCCCTGAAGCAATTTAGCTCGTCATAATTGGGCTCTTCATTTTGTCTCTCCGGGTTTATGATTGTAGAGTTATAATGTATTATTTTGCCTGAGAAGGATCGTTCAGTGCATTAAATATAAGTGATTTAATAACATATAATTTTCCCTTTATGTTTAAAACAAAGGCATAGGGGACTCATTCAGTGGGACGGGTGAGTTCCTCTACCTAACAACAGTGCTGCTGCCATGGTGTCTAGCCAGGAGAGGGAGACTGATCCGGCTCAAAATCCTCTAGTTCCAGGAAACTGCTTTTGAAGGCCCCAGGGATCCAGTGCTGGCATCAGGAAATAGGGTGTCTTACTGGTGGTTCAGAAaaggggccacacacacacacacacacacacacacacacacacacacacacacacacacacacacacacacacacacacacacacacacacaccatcttcaCACTAGACCTATCCTGAAAACCACAACAACAAACCCTAACTCAACCCTACCTACACATTCCTTCTTTGTCTCTTTCCCCATAGGTGGGTTCAGTGAATGATGTACCTGGATGTAACAGAACAGGGGAGTTTAGCAGGAGCGGGGTTGAAACGGACACATGATGATGACTTGGTCAATCAGAGTGAAGTGAGCAAGCTCCACATCTGGAGTCTAGGTGTCAGTATCTGCCTGTAGTGCTCAGGTGTGGGGGGGGAGACCGGTAAACTCTGCTCCTCCTttctccagggttagggttagagcacAGACAGTGAGGACCCTACGACCTCAGAAGGGAGGCAAATGCGGTCAACATAATCTGCCAAAGGGCTTGTAGGggcccttcctctccttctctacttgTCTGAGCTACATGTTAAATCTAAACATATCCCACCACTGCCCTGGGGAGGTGTTATGACAACCGAAAATGGTGAGCAGCAAGAGCAAGAAGTGGCTTGAACATGAATCATGTTTTTTTGACATGTGGGGGTGGGTTAAAACAGGCCTCTGTTGAGAAGCAAGTAGCCTGGAGAGACAAGTGTCAACCATCAACCAACAGGCCCAGCAAACCATCTCTCTCATGATAGGTCGGTTGTGCTGTGTGGGGTAAACAATAACACATTATAGAGACATTAAGAGCCAATTCCCCTGAACATATAGTATCTGTCAATGGGACACCTGCGCTTGTTTGGCTGCTCTGCTCATACCCTCATGCATCTCCAGTGGTAGGCTGATGGAGTGTGGGAGAGAGCAAGAGCTGATGTGAGGTGTGGTTTTGTAGGGGTGCCAGGGATAGCCCCAGGATGATTCTCTCTTCTGCATCACTAAGGATCCATTGTTAACATctcaggggggggggggacaccaCTCAGTCGCAGCATAATTCTGAGTAATCAAACCTGTCTGTTTTCACACACTCattgaaggggagagagaatttGATTGGCAGCTTAACAAACAATCTGACACCTTACCTCATCCTCATTTATCCTGGGTGCAGACATTTGTGACTTCTCCCAATCTCATCTGCCCATGGAAAGTTTGATATCATTATTGTTGGTCTGTCTGTATCCGCGGGCAGAGGAGGGAATCCGGGATGGACAGACAGGTGTATTCTGACACCAATCTGTGGAAAAAGGAGCAGAAAGCACACTGTCTGTGATTCAGATTAAGGGTATGATATATGACATGTAAAAAGCTGAAAATAAATGTAGTTCAATAAATATGACTTTTGTTACGGTAGTCTAAGCATCAAATGAACCAAAATAGAAACATGATTTCAAAGAATCACTCAAATCTAGAAAGCTCACTTCCACTTCATAAATGTAGACTATTATCATTCCATATTTTGGTGGTGAAAGGTAAGAGAGAAAACATGAATATGGTTTTAATTACACTAACTTTAAATCATTTTATTTTGCATTTTCCTAAatttcttcttcttcattgttTGATTGGAGCTGTCGAGCTACCTGTACCTGCCTCGTAGTGTCGCTGCAGCAGTTCTTTGGCCTTTATCACTCGGTGGAGCTTCCGTTATTCCATTTCCGTACACAAATCTTCTCAACTGATGACGTGTGCTTTGCACAAAAATCAAATTGTTTTCAGTTTCACAATAAAACCGGATAAAGGTATTCTTCTATAAACCGAGGGTATTTTTTGTGGATTGTGTCTTGAAACATAAAAGGAAAATGGAAACATTGTACCATCAAACAAATAAGTGAGTGTTTCTGTTCTCTTTCAAAACATTAAGACCGCTAACGTAGCTCAATTGCCTTACAATATACCGCGTTACTGTaaccagctggctagctaacagcatTTCATGACAAAGATAGTTTTAACTAACCCCTTCCATTATTGGTTATGATCTCAACAGGAAATTAGCTAGCCAACCAGCTAATAGATAGCCATAGATCGATTACCAACAATATTTAAACTATCACTACTATAACGGTACGTCGCGTTCAAaccaactgggaactcagaaataTTTGACTTTAGTGCATTCAAAACTATTAGGAACTCGTAAAAAACTAGTTCTGACTTGGAAACATCGTCATCCAACTCTgaattccaagtcggaaactCGAACATCTTTTAGAGTTCCGATTTTCTGACctaaagatcactgacgtcatgattttacCTTTTTCGCCCCCCAAACCCGAGTTCCCAGtagtcttgaaagcaccattaaTTCACTGTCTGTAGTTTACGTATCTAGCGTGTGTATTAAATTGTCACATACCATTGTCTAGTTCCTTGTCTATTCAATAGACCTTTATCTAACATTACGTTTCCAGAGCTTCCATAGACCTCTGTTTAAGATTTACGGTAGCCTAGGAATAATTATATATCTTTGCTCTCTGTCCTCTTTGATCAGGCAAATACAGGAGGTGCAGTCGCTCATGGGACGCCTGGAGAACACAGATCGTCAGTCTGTCCACTGTGAGTTCACTCTTTCTAAATAATGGATATCTTCTGCATTCAATGAATGTTGCAAGTGTCAAcctcccagaaatgttccatatgcacaaaaagttcaaaaatgtgtttacatccctgttagtgagcatttttcctttgtcaagataatcgatccacctgacagatgtggcatatcaaaaagctgattaaacagcatgataattacacaggtgcaccttgtgctggggccaataaaaggtcactctaaatgtgcagttttgtcacacaacacaatgctacagaagtctctagttttgagggagcatacaattagcatgctgactgcaggactgTCCAACAGAGCTAATGCCAGattgaatgtttatttctctacaataagctgcctccaacgtcgtttacagaatttggcagtacgtccaactggcctcacaaccgcagaccacatgtaaccaggccagcccaggaccttcacatctggcttcttcacctgcaggattgtctgaatcccagccacccagacagctgatgaaactatgggtttgcacaaccgcAGAATTTCTGCACAAGCTGTCAGAAACTGtatcagggaagctcatctgtgtgctcgtcgtctcaccagggtcttgacctgactgcagatctgcgtcgtaaccgacttcagtgggcaaatgctcacctttgatggccactggcatgctggagaagtgtgctcttcacggattaatcctGGTTTCAGCTGTACTGGGCAGATTGCAGACAGTGTGTTTGAGCGCCCCGTGGTGGGGTTAGAGTATGggaaggcataagctacggacaacgagcacaattgcattttattgatgggaatttgaatgcacagagatactgtgacgagttcccgaggcccattgtgccattcatccgccgccatcacttcatgtttcagcatgataatgcacaaccCCATGCCGCAAGGATCTGTTCACATttcttggaagctgaaaatgtcccagttcttccatggcctacatACTCAGCAGACACGTcgcccattgagcatgtttgggatgctctggatcgacgtgtacgacagcgcattccagccaatatccagcaacttctcacagccattgaagagaagtgggaccacaatcaacagcctgatcaactctttaTTTGCGCTGCATTAAGAAAATGGTGGCCAGATACTGGCTGGTTTTATGATCCaggcccctacctttttttacagtatctgtgaccaacagaggcatatctgtattcccagtcatgtgaaatccatagatgagggcttaatgaatttatttcattttactgatttccttatatgaactgtaactcagtaaaatatttaaaatggttgtgtttttatatttttgttaattaTAAATTTGGAATTTACAACTAGGCAGTATTTACATCTTTCCCCTTCTCCAGTGTTGTGCAGCCCTTTGAGCCAAGCTGTGCCCTCCCTTCCTACTGATTGTTTTGGGAGGTGGGCAGGGCGGGCAATGTTCTGTGAGCCAGGCTGGTGCCAGGGCAGGAAGCATAGGGGTGGCAGGGAAGAGGGACGACTGGGAAGTCTTCTCTAAAGATAATGGTGGCAGCCAGTCGGCCGCCCAGTTGTGACAATGACATCATCTCGCATGTTAGAGGGTGGAAGGATGCAGCAGGCGTCCGAGCGAGGAGTCACTCAGTCAGGACAGGAGAGGGCTGGGGGACAAGATGGTGCTAGTCCTTTTAAAGGGCAGATAAAAGCTTCCCACAAGCCTAGTGCTGCTGTCACCTTGGAATCAAATGCTATCTAGAATCTCAGCAGTCTGAGAATGAAACGGGTGTAACGATAGATATCTGACTTCAAATAAGAATCAGTGGCTGATTTGTCTTCATGAAGAGATGATGTACAAGGCCCTTTGTTTCAATGGGGATTAACTTCCTCTGCGAAGTTTGAGGAAATAACACATTTGCTTTCATCCTCTCTTGGATTCACCTGAAACCGTGGGGCTGGTAACATGGAATGAGGAAACTAACTACAGTGTGACAAACCACTGACATCATCTGTCTTGTCTGATTTGTTACAATGAAAGTAActttaacattttattttgaaTAAGATTGGCCTATTTTGGGAGTGAGACAACTGTTCAGGGTGTGTTTAATTGTGTGTGTGCTCTCCAGTGTTGGAGAACGAGCTGCAGGCCAGAATCGACCAGATCTTCAGCCATTTGGAACGTCTGGAAATCCTGACTAGCAAAGAACCGCCAAACCGGCGTCAGAACGCCAAACTGTGAGTACTCATAAACTGCATCGGTCTCCCAAATACACCAGAGATGGCATGGCGATGAATGTTTCATAAAGATGGGTGGGACTGGGACGAGGTCACAGCTAGATGAAACGGGCAGTGTGTTTCTCATCCCCTGTGGCGACGCGGATCTGTGAAAACATTCCCTCGGCAGCCCCGTCATTCACCGGCATTCCTGCCGCGTTGGGCAAGGCGTCACTTCAGAGCCGGGTAAACAGGCCCCAGGGGACAAACTGCTGCGCCCCGTCCCACAGCTCTCCTCTGATCTCTGGACAGCTACAGTACGCTGGGGCCGCAGGGCTGAGCCACAAGCAGGTGATGCTCAGgaggagcgggagagaggggtggagggagacaggccCTCGGGTGTTTCAGCCAGGTGGAGAAGTAAGTCAGATTGGGAAGAAGGCAGGCATGTTGACTTATCTTAATGATGATGATAGAAAGCTTTTATTGAGAGCTAGAAGACATCCATACAGTGCAGATGTCATGAGTTAGTGAAGAAGGAGTGACTGAACCACAGTCCTGGAAATGGAGCTGGAGGCAAAGGCTGACTTTCTACCCTCTGAGATTTCCTCTGCCATTATTCGGCTGGGGGGTAAGAAGAATgtggtctctgtctgtgtcccctCCGCAGGCGGGTAGACCAGCTGAAGTATGATGTTCAGCACCTCCAGACAGCACTGAGGAACTTCCAGCACCGTCGCTACTCACGAGAGACCCAGGACCGAGAGAGGGAGGAGCTCATGAGTCGTACCTTCACCACCAACGTCAGTAGTAGTGGCCCACTCATCTCCCATGTagcactacagtaatgtctgcagtcATGTAATGATAATCTAAAACATGAATACTAACTCTGCTTGACAGACCACAACTGGTGTAACATGGGCAATTAAACCAAACACATTTATTAGGGGAACATTGTTGAGATGTTACCGGTATTGTCCCCTACAGGATGCAGACACCTCCATCCCCATAGACGAGACGTTGCAGTTAAACTCCAACCTGAACAACGCACACAGAGGCATGGACGACCTCCTGGGCAGCGGCAGCAGCATCCTCACCGGACTCCGGGACCAGAGGGACACgctcaaggtgtgtgtgtttgctcacATACgggcctttcccaacaatgcagagagaaaaaatagagagagaatgaatacacaatgagtaacgataacttggctatatacacagggtaccagtaatgagttgatgtgcaggggtatgatgtaattgaggtagatatgtacatacaggtaggggtaaagtgatgaggctacaggatagataataagcattagtagcagcgtatgtgatgattCAAAGAGTGCAAAATGCTGATAGTCctggtagctatttggttaactatttagcattcttatggcttgttggtagaagctgttcagggtcctgttggttccagacttggtgcatcggtaccgctttccgtgcggtagcagaaatAAGTCTATCATTTgggggctggagtctttgacaattttcagggtcttcctctgacaccgcctggtatagaggtcctggatggcagggagctcagccccagtgatgtgctgggccatacgcactaccctttgttgtggatgccaagcagttgccataccaagtggtgatgcagcaagtcaagatgctctcaatggtgcagctgtagaacttttgaggatctTTTTTTCTTTTGACACTTTGCCAAGGAACACTGACCGTGACACGGCAGGGCAGGTCCCTGTCCACGGTATCCCAGAGAGAGGAATCAGTATTCCAAAACAAACCCCCGGTTTCTGTCCTCTGTAACGATCACTATGTGTAGTAGAAGTGTGTGGTGCTGGTCGTCAGCAGCAGGCTAAGTACATATTTcttgggaggagaagagatggtgTTCCTGGTGAAGGCTGCTGTAGGCCTCCTGTTATCAGGGCATCTGGTGATCAGATGGGCTGGCCGTGagaaacagctgagggacagacCGGGAGGACAGAATGGCTGGGTGTGGTTCCTCAGACAGCCTCACCCTAATCAGTTGAATAGAGCTTTGTCATGACCAGGCTAAATGCAGGTTATGATACGACTGTGTTTACAGTATTCCCACAAACAAACAGCAATGAAGCAGAATACCCATTAATAACTAACTTCAGCTTGTTCTTCAGGAAACAACAGCACAATCAATGGAACTTCAGCAGCTAACGTTTGAtgtcttttctctcctctgtcttccctAAATCCAGGGGACCCACAAGAAGATGCTGGATGTGGCCAACATGCTGGGTCTGTCCAACACGGTGATGAGGCTGATCGAGAAGAGGGCCACCCAGGATAAGTTCATCATGATTGGAGGGATGCTGCTCACCTGTGTGGTCATGTTCCTGGTGGTCAAGTACCTGGGCTGACCATGACCGCAACTGCCACCACAGTTTTGCGTTGGTCTTGGACATTTTTGCACAATAAGCCCATAAGATACGTGAACGGTGATAAAATAGGCTCGTCTTCTAATCGGAGAGTTCCCTGAAAGTATTGGTTCCGATCGGAAGGCGAGGAATTATCCCTCTTTTAATTTCCATAGGTTTTGTCACCCACTTCTATTTCAACCACTCTTTGTTTGCACCAGGTAAATGGGTGTTAAGCAAGAcatacacactgagtgtacaaaacattaaggatgCCTtccaccttttgccctcagaacagcatcaattcatctgggcatggactctacaaggtattgaaagcattccacagggatgctggcccatgttgattccaatgcctcccacagttgtcaagttggctggatgtcctttgggcggtGGACCATTAGTGATACACACGGGAAGCTGATGAGCGTAAAAACAGCTTtgccgttcttgacacaaaccagtgcgcctggcacctactaccataccctgttcaaaggcacttttgtcttgcccattcaccgaatggcacacatatacaatccatgtctcaaggcttacatttaaaaaaaaaatccatatccTCCATgtatactgattgaagtgaatttagcaagtgacatcaataatggatcatagctttcacctggtcggtCTGTTATGGAAAGAGCATAACTCCTGACACCTGTGTCCCCCTTAAAGTGGGTGAGATATAATGAGTTCATTTCCTGACTGGCCCTTATAGACATTTCTGGGTGTCAAAATATTCTCCATTTTTGCCTTCTCCCCTAAACTGAATTTCCTTGCCTTAGTCTCCCCTATAATGAATTTCCTTGCAACCATAATTCCAGCTTAGTCTCCCCTATACTCCATTTCCTTGCCTTAGTCTCCCCTATAATGAGTTCTCCATTTCCTTGCCTTAGTCTCCCCTATAATGAGTTCTCCATTTCCTTGCCTTAAGTCTCCCCTATAATGAGTTCTCCATTTCCTTGCCTTAGTCTCCCCTATAATGAGTTCTCCATTTCCTTGCCTTAATCTCCCCTATAATGAGTTCTCCATTTCCTTGCCTTAGTCTCCCCTATAATGAGTTCTCCATTTCCTTGCCTTAGTCTCCCCTATAATGAGTTCTCCATTTCCTTGCCTTAGTCTCCCCTATAATGGTGGTTTCATCTTCACCATCTATTTGAAGCGTTATTTGACTGTTTGCTGCTCTTTTCCCCAAAAATGGACAGAAAAAAAGTTCTGGAAATGGATGAAAAGCTTATGTTGCACCTCATCACACATCCTAATGACACTGCCTGGAGAACACTTATGTCAGATGAACCAATACATGTATGTAGCCCAGGGAGGAAGAGGGCAGTTAACAGGGACCTGTGCAGAAGCTACAGACCGATTTAGTAAGAACAAAAACACAAAAGTAATGAAATATTCTGCTTGTCATGTTTTCAGAAACTATCTATACAAGGTGTATTGTCGTCACACTTTCAAAATGTAAATTGTCTGGACATTTGCTTGGCCCTAGTCTCACTATGTTAGTGCAACCAAGGTTCAAATTGTTATTCTCTGGAGATCAaaaattaaacattttaaaaacaactgGTCTTAAATCTGTCTCTGAAGTGTACATTATTTTCCATGTAATCTAGCAATTAAATTAGGTATGGGTCAAAACTAACAATGGACATAAAGTATTGTTTAAATATCTTGCTGAAAATGTCAGAAACTGTCATATGATATGGAGTTTACATTTACAACAGTAAAACTATTGTTTGAAACAGGATTATTTTCAAGACTAGTACTTAATTGGGCCTAGTCTGGGGACCTATCCGGACTGTGCATAGGAACCCCTACCATCACATCTGACAtgttagtaatttagcagacatgcTTATTCAGAATCACTGACAGTACTGAGTGCATATTTTCTTTTTTTCACATTTACAAATACAATCCTGGGAGACCAATAAGCATGGAATGTTCCAGCAGGTAGATAAACTATGGATTAAAAGTTTTACACTGAAATTAGAAAGTCTGACTCCTGGTCTTGATGTACAGCTAGCTGTAAGTGAGGCTACATAACTTACTGAGCTCTGGCGCCATCTAGTGACAGCTCGGCATTCCATAACCTTCAGAAGAGTCAAAACAGATGTAAAATCTTCTAGACTTGTCCTCTAGTCTAAAAAGGGCTGCATGCAATATGCAGACATCTCAAGAAGCTTGTAATGAGAAATTCATTTTCATTGCAGTTTGCCACAGTAAGTAGCGAATGCATGTTTGTGCTGGTATCTGTTACTATAACGTACCATACTGGATTTCTTTCCCTATGTATTGCTCACAACCCTTACTCATACCACTGCAGACTACGTTTAGCTGGTGAAGAGTGAAGACAGACATGTAGCAACTCAAAACTCTTTATTTGCTGACGTCATATTTAAAAAAGACATACCATTGCTGCCTCTTACAGGCAGTCCCATCACCCAATCCTTCCCATACAGGATAATAGTTCAGAAAATGTCTTGATAAAGTATTCCTGTCCATCTTTGTTCCTTCAGTTATTTTTTTTACAGTAGCAACAAACCCCTAGAATGTTATTGGGGTTAACTACAGCAATTTTATTTACATTGAGCAAAAATGACAAGAGGAAAAACATTTTTTGAGGAGCATTTTGGAAAATAAtttagaaataaaaaaaatacaattattgcAGTATCCTACAATCATACATTTGTTACATGATGCGAAAGCAGCATCTTGATGTACAGATTTCAGTGCAAGTCATTTCAAAATACAACCACTACCACTTGGAACAACATGACCTTTAACCCTACAGCAGGGTGTGATCCCCCCCCACAGTACCTCCAATAAAAACATGAGCTTTGCCCAACCTCTTATCGGTGTTCCCCCACCAGTGACCATTTTCATTTCCTTATGGGCAACATTTCATTAGTCAGTAATAAAGAACATCCCTTAAATGCCCATCATATTAGAGGGATACTTCACATTGCTCAGTGATCTATGTACACTATACCGTATTACAAATTGTTGGTGAATATTACGGGTCATGAATAGAGCAAGTAGTCATGTGAGAAAATTAGATATTAATGACAACAGAATTTAGGCAGTAGACTAGAGCCACCAGATTACATTACAAAGTCAAGGCTGTTTCCAGTCATGGATGTCACCCTAAACCCCCTCTTgtccccatctcatctcccctttcctttcccacaacaccaTCCTGCTTATGGCTTCAGCCACTGTGTCTCTTTGGCTGTAAAAACAAAGAAGAACATTGACAGCAACAATCAGTTATAAACTGtgggacaaaaaaaaaaatactcaGAGGTTTCTGATTCTATTTTTTCTTTTCAAAACATCTTAGATTTGAGGTTGCCTCAAaccctcctccaccctgtccAGAAACCTCAGGGTGAATGTCAGGCAACTGTTAGGAGGGGTCCATTCAAAGAGCCCACAGTAAATGTCTGTTGTTTACCTCTGCACAGGCAGCATATCACAGCACCTCTGTCTGGCCAGTGGTCTAATGGTGGCCATTTTGATGATATTCTCATAATCACCTGCTGCCactacatctccctctctccatgttaactcagATGTTTAACCAGGCCTGCTCTGGCCAAAACCCTCCTCTGATGTGGACACATGGCTCTAGTGAAGGTCTTTCTCAGGAGCCGTGGTTAGGGGGGTGCTGGAGGTCCTGCCCTGAGAAGATGGGGTGCAGGAAGGGGTGGAGCTGCAGTGCGGCTGCCGCAGCGGCGTTAGTGTGCCGGGGGGCGAACAGCGTTGGGTAGAGGGATGAGTGTGGTATGTGGTGGAGGGCTAAGGGGCTGTGGTGATGAAGTGCTGAGGCTGGGATAATGTGTATGGGCTGGCCAGAGAGGAAGGCTGTGTGGTGGGCAGGGATCAGTCCAGCGTGTCCCACTCCCAACTGGTGGCCCAGAGTGTGGCCTAGAGAGTGGCCCAGgtgagacagggagatgggggtGAGGTGGTGCTGGGGGATGTGGTGGACCTGGGCTAACTGGGGGTGCGGGTGGGGTCCGTGTGGGTGGATGCCCATGGCTGCAGCCTGAGCAGCATGGTGCTGCTGGATGAGATGTTGTACTGTGGTGAGGGAGGTAGCTGAGGCTGCAGACACTGCAGGCTGGTGGATCTGGATCATCTGCTGCTGGGGGGGAGGGGGTGCCGGCTGCAGATGGTTCGCTGCTGCAGCCATGTTCGCTGCAGCCTGTGCTGCTGCGGCTGAGGGGAAGGTCTTGATGTGCTTGGCCAGGAGCTGCTGCTGGATGTGCTGCTGGGCGGCCTGCTGCAGCTTGCCGtacttctccatctcctctgggGTGAAGGTGATGGGCTGGCTCTCCAGCGGGGCCAGATcgtcctcctctgcctccatgcccatgtcctcctcctccaggcTGGGCGGGGGGTAGTTGGGGTAGGCGTGCATGGGGGTGGCTGCTGCTGCATGTCAGGCATGAGGGGCTCCATCATGGGGTTTGGGAGGGGTCCTGTCCCGGCTCGCCCTGGTATGGGGGCATCAGCATGGAGGGCTCCTGATGGAACAGTGGCCGGGGCTCATGAAGAACCCGTGCGTCCAGGGTGAGGTGG is a window encoding:
- the gosr2 gene encoding Golgi SNAP receptor complex member 2: METLYHQTNKQIQEVQSLMGRLENTDRQSVHLLENELQARIDQIFSHLERLEILTSKEPPNRRQNAKLRVDQLKYDVQHLQTALRNFQHRRYSRETQDREREELMSRTFTTNDADTSIPIDETLQLNSNLNNAHRGMDDLLGSGSSILTGLRDQRDTLKGTHKKMLDVANMLGLSNTVMRLIEKRATQDKFIMIGGMLLTCVVMFLVVKYLG